The following nucleotide sequence is from Halobacillus mangrovi.
CTAGAGGGTGGCAAGGAATGAAATCAGCATGGCTTGCTGTAGGTGGCTTCGGAATTATTATGTTCAATTTGATCGCAGTAAATCTAGTCATCTCAGGACTGCACTCTTACGCTTGATGAGGACCAAAAGGCAGGAAGGGTAACTTTACCCAGCCTGCCATTTGTGTATATTATGGAAATACAACATGCAATGGTGGAGGTAGTAGTATGGAAAAAGAAGGAAAGATATTGGTTGTGGACGACGAAGAACGTATTAGACGTCTAATTAAAATGTATATGGAAAGAGAAAATTATGAAATCGATGAGGCAGAGGACGGAGAAGAAGCTTTAATGAAAGCGATACAGAATGATTACGATGTGATTTTGCTTGATTTAATGCTTCCAGGTAAAGACGGAATTGAAGTTTGTAAAGAACTTCGCGAGAAAAAAGCGACTCCCGTAATTATGCTCACTGCAAAGGGAGAAGAAGCGAATCGGGTGCAAGGATTTGAAGTTGGCACAGATGATTACATTGTAAAACCTTTCAGTCCGAGAGAAGTGGTTTTAAGAGTAAAAGCATTGCTCAGAAGAGCATCGACAACAAGGTTCTTACAGACGGACACCTCTACAAGAAATATACTTATCTTTCCTCATATGACGATTGATAACGACGCCCATCGGGTGACAGCAGACGGAGTGGAGGTCGCTTTAACTCCTAAAGAATACGAGCTTTTAAACTACATGGCCCAATACCCAGATAAAGTTTTTGATCGGGAACAGCTGTTAAAGGAAGTGTGGCAGTACGAATTTTTCGGAGATCTTAGAACGGTAGATACTCATGTGAAAAGGCTACGCGAGAAACTAAGTAAAGTTTCAGCAAACGCTGCAGGGATGATCGTAACTGTTTGGGGAATTGGATATAAATTTGAGGTCAATGGTGACTGATGTTTTGGCGAAGTGTTGTAGGTAAATTATGGTTTACTATTCTACTGCTCGTTTGCTTCGTTCTATTTATACTTACGATATTACTCTTGGAGTTTTTTCAAAACTATCACATCCTTGAAGCTGAGCGGCATTTACTGCAGACGGCTAACAAGATTTCAGATGTTGAAGAACGTTATGAGGACAGAGAATTAATGCTTTCTACCACTAATCTAGTAAAAGATTCTGCGAGCCGTGCTGTGATTGCATGGGATGAAAGAGATATCCTTATAGCGGATAGTGAAACCGATGAGTTACCTGAATTAGGTTATGAATGGTTTGCTTCTGATCAAGAATTATCCAGCGTAATTAATAAAGGAAATGAAGTGAAAAAAGTTGCTGATCTGGAGACTTCTGAAACGGGTGTCATGGTCGTGGGCACACCTCTTGCAAATGGAGAAGGCGCTGTGTTTGTTTATCAGTCTCTTGATACAATTGAAGAAACTTCTGAACAAACAACAAAAATTATATTCCTTGGGGCGGGAATTGCCATTGTTTTGACAACGATTTTTGCATTTTTCCTTTCGACAAGGATCACTTCACCTTTGATCAAAATGCGTGAGGGAGCACTTGAACTCGCTAAAGGTGAATTTAATAATAAAGTACCAATATTGACCCATGATGAGATTGGTGAGCTGGCTATGGCTTTCAATCGGATGGGGAGGCAGTTGAAATATCATATTAATGCCTTGAACCAGGAGAAAGAGCAGCTGTCAGGAATTTTGCGCTCAATGGCTGATGGAGTTATTACGATCAACCGAACAGGAGAGATACTAGTTACCAATCCTCCAGCCACGCAGTACCTGGATGCTTATGCATTTGAGCATAAGGAAGATATGAGTGATGCTCAAACTCTTCCAGAACCGTTAACAGCTTTGTTTAAAAAGGTTATTACCAATGAGGAAGAATCAATGACGGAGGTCACTCTTCAAGGACGTTCGTGGGTGATCATTATGACACCGCTTTATGATAAATCAACAGTACGCGGTGCCGTCGCGGTTTTGAGAGATATGACGGAAGAACGTCGATTGAATAAACTTCGAAAAGATTTCATTGCAAATGTATCTCATGAACTGAGAACTCCTATTTCTATGCTTCAAGGATATAGCGAAGCAATTGTCGATGACATTGCCGAAAGTAAAGAAGATAAAAATGAGCTCGCACAGATTATCCACGAAGAATCGTTGAGAATCGGTAGGTTGGTTAATGAGCTTCTTGATCTTGCCAGAATGGAGGCAGGACATATTCAGCTTTATGTAGAGTCTGTAGATATCCATCCTTATATGAATAAAATCATTCGTAAATTCCAAGGAATTGCCGACGAACGAGATGTCAAATTAACGATGAGAGTTGATCATGAGTTTGACAGACTTCCCTTCGATTCCGATCGAATTGAACAGGTGCTTACGAATCTAATTGATAACGCAATAAGGCACACGCAGCCGGGCGGAAAAGTAGAAGTTACAGTAGACCATATTAATGGGGATTGGATAGCCTCTGTTCATGATTCTGGGCAAGGTATAGCTGAAGAGGATCTTCCTTTTGTTTTTGAGCGTTTTTATAAAGCAGACAAGTCCAGAAAACGTGAAAGTTCGAAACAGAAAAAAGGCACAGGGCTAGGTCTTGCGATTGCTAAAAATATTGTAGAAGCTCACCATGGGACAATTAGTGTTCACAGTAAGTTAGGAGAGGGAACTACTTTCACCTTTAGAATACCGAAGAATCTTGAGTTGACAGAATATTAGATTGCTTATTTTTCAATTATCATGTAATGTAATAAATGAACTTCATACGAAAGATTTTGGGTGCCCGACAAGGCTTAATAGGGAATCTGGTTAGAACCCAGAGCTGTCCTCGCAACTGTAAGTGATGACGAAAAGGAAGTTCCACTGTGCGTTATGCATGGGAAGGATCCTGAGTAGGATGAAACACAAGTCAGTAGACCTGCCAAAATCTTATGTTTCAAAGCTTCGGGGATTGAGCGTTTGAGACAACCGATTGGTTCTATGTAATAACTAATAACCTTTCTGGTTTGTCTTAAGCTTGTCCTTTTTAACAAAGGGCAAGCTTTTTTGATAGTTACATAGCCGTGGTGTTGTCTTTATGTCCTTTCTTGAAAGCGATGAAACCATTATAAATTGAAAGAAAGGATGAAGAGTGAAGATGAAAAAGTTTAATTTCTTTTTAGTTGCTGCTCTACTTGCCGTCGGGGTAATAAGCGGGTGCGGCACTCAGCAGACTGAGAAAGCAGAAGAGGCAAATGCAAGTCAGCAAGAGGAGAAACAGGAAGTTACACTGAAGGTGGAAATTTCCAAAAATAATGGCGAGGAAGTGCTCGCTGATCAAGAGATCACTGTTGCAGAGGGTACGACATTGATGGAAGTTATGAAAGATAATTTTGAGGTAAAAGAAAGTGAAGGTTTTATTAATAGCATTGAAGGAATCGAAGGCAACCAAGAAGAAAAAATGGCCTGGATGTTTACGATTAACGGAGAGGAAGCCATGGTAGGTGCAAATGAATATGAAGTGGAACAAGGAGACGAAATTATTTTTGATTATCATTCGTGGGAATGATTAAATGAATACTTATAAAATTACACTTATTGCGATGTTAGCAGCTCTGGCGATTGCCGGAAGAATTGCGCTAGCAAGTTTACCTAATATTCAGCCGGTTACTGCCATCATTATTTTGACTTCGTTTTGGCTTGGTCCATTAGCTGGGGTAATTATGGCGTTACTCACTACAACCGTTTCTAATATGCTATTAGGGATGGGCATTTGGACTATTTGGCAAATTGCGGCTTGGACAGTAATCGGCCTTATTGCTGGGTTGCTGGGTAAAGTTTGGCCCCGATTACCTTTGTGGGCTCTCACCGCATACGGGGTATTTAGCGGGTTATTTTTTGGGGTTGTCATCTCTCTAACGATGCGAACGATTGGGCAGCCGTTTTGGGCCTATTACTTGGCAGGTTTACCTTTTGATTTAAACCATGCGGTTGCTAATGCTGTATTTATTTTAGCTCTTTCTCCAATCCTTGCAAAATTGTTTAAAAAATATGAGAAGAGAAATGGGTTAAAAGAGACGACAAGCCCCCAATCATATGTGGGCAATCAAACCCATTCTTAATAGTAAATTGATTAGATTATCAAACTAATTTTTGTTCCAATCAAATAGTAAATCACGCACAAAAGTCTAAGGGATGCCTTAGGCTTTTTTCTTTGTTCTAGGAGAGATTTTTTAGGTTAATTTCGAGAAACCCAGAATAGAAGCCTAAATTTATCTTAATTAATCCAGGTTTTTATTACTCTGTTCAATTTCTATTTCTTTTTTCAGCATGGCATATTAAGATAAAGGTGTAACTTTTGTACATACATATACGACTATTTCTATAACCAGGAGGTACCTGTAGTGAAGAGGTTCTTTGATGATCTGTATGATAAATATCATAGAGATCTATTTCAATTCATCATCTACATGGTTAAGGATCGTGATTTAGCTGAAGACCTTGTCCAGGATGTTTATATTAAAGTCATTAAATCTTACCAATCTTTTGATGGAAGAAGCAGTGAAAAAACGTGGTTGTTTTCCATTGCACGCCATGTAACAATTGACTTTTTTAGAAGGCAGAAAAGAAAGCGAAATCGGATTATGGATTTTTTTGATTGGAGCGAAAAAGCTGAAAAGATTCAAGATACAGATACCCTGCCTGAAGAAATTGCCATTCAAAATGAAGAAATGAAGGCGGTATATCAAGCGTTGGATCAATGTACTGTTGACCAGCGAAGTGTCATTATACTTCGCTTCATTCAAGGGATGTCCATTCAAGAAACAGCCGCCATATTGGATTGGAGCGAGAGTAAAGTGAAGACGACTCAACATCGAGGTATGAAAGCGTTGAGAGAAATACTAGATAAAGAAAATGAAGGGGGAGTGCAGCGTGAAGCGTAAACACCGTACAGATGAAGAATTAGAAAACATGCTCAGGCAGCTGCCTCCTATTGAGGATCATCAAAGCAAACAAGAGTTGTATCATAAAATCTCTCCGGAGGTTCAAAAAACAAAAAGAAAGATGGCGCCCTGGATTATGCCAAGTTTGGCGACCGCGGTGGTTATCTTGTTATTAGCCGTCGTTATCCCTGTTTTTTTAAATATGGTGAACTCCAGTCAAATGGAACAGTCTACTAGTGATAATTCTGCTTCAGAAGCAAATCGAACTATGGAAAGCGCCGAAATGCCTGATGAAAGTGTGGATCCCGAAAATAGTCAACCGAGTACAGAAGGTGCAAAAACAGAGAGAGAATCTGAGCAATCTGTTTCTTCTTCTACTGAGGAAGCCAATCAAAGTTCCCTGGATAAGCAAGCTGAATTAGCTGAGCAAACTGAAAATAGTCTGGTTAAAGAGGTACTGCCCGGTAAAAATGCTCAAGTAATTATACCATTTACGAAAGTCTATGAAAATGGTAGGAGTGAGGATAATCAAGCCTTTGTGCCCAGTGAATATGGATTATCAGAGAGTTTGCTTAAAGACGTTCAAATTGATATTGAAGATCATGAGAAGAGAGCAACTGTAACATTCCCTGATGATTTTACAGTGAATGGCAGCACATGGGCAGAAATGCTGACTGAGAGCATTCGCTGGAAGGTGGAAGCGTATAGTGTAGAGACCATAAAGCTTGAGTCTACCAGTGGAGGTGCTGTTCATATAGGCCCCTATGGGGAGATCAATGAGCTAACCCCAATTAATAATGGAGAGTACTATTATCAACTATACAAAACTCCGGATAGCCCCACTGAATTCCTGGTGCCTTTAAAACTTGATGAAGGTCGAACTATTTTAGAAGCCTTGATGGAAATGAAAAAAGAAAAACATCTTAATTATGTATCACCACCTGTCCCTGCTCATGTGAAATTTTCTTCTGTTTCAGAACGTGAGGGACAATTATTGGTTGAGGTTTCTCATGGGAAGTGGTCGAATGAGCGAGAAGTAACCACTATGATAGAGGCTATTCTAATGACGGCTAAGCAATTTGGTTATGAGAATGTTCAACTTGATGGAATCAAACTCGCAGGCTTTTCGGCTTACAATCTTGAAGAACCTATTGGAGTACCAGAAAGGATGAATACGATCACAATAAGCGAGTAAGAAATCCCCTCTCTGCAGGGGATTTTTTATGTCAAGTAAAATAATATAATGACTGTTTTGTGTACTTTTGTAGTGTGAGGCGACTGCATCCAGCTTCAGCGCGTTTCCAATCGAAGTCATTGGTCAATTGCCTATATTGAAAGACCCATCCGCTCCGTCGCTTGTCTTATCCTTGGCGAACGACATCAGGATAAGGATCAGTGCGCCGATTGCACAGGACGTACTGAACACAGTTGAACATTCATTGAAAGGCTAAGTCAGGTACTTGAGCTATTGTTCTTTTGTAGGATGTTCGAGTATCTCATGTTAAAATGAAGGGGACGTAGTAAAGGGGACGATAACTGATGGATAAAGAGCAATTAAGAGAACAAGTATCACATAAAATGAAACTAATCCGTGTGGAATATGGTTATA
It contains:
- a CDS encoding DUF4430 domain-containing protein, which gives rise to MKKFNFFLVAALLAVGVISGCGTQQTEKAEEANASQQEEKQEVTLKVEISKNNGEEVLADQEITVAEGTTLMEVMKDNFEVKESEGFINSIEGIEGNQEEKMAWMFTINGEEAMVGANEYEVEQGDEIIFDYHSWE
- a CDS encoding ATP-binding protein; amino-acid sequence: MFWRSVVGKLWFTILLLVCFVLFILTILLLEFFQNYHILEAERHLLQTANKISDVEERYEDRELMLSTTNLVKDSASRAVIAWDERDILIADSETDELPELGYEWFASDQELSSVINKGNEVKKVADLETSETGVMVVGTPLANGEGAVFVYQSLDTIEETSEQTTKIIFLGAGIAIVLTTIFAFFLSTRITSPLIKMREGALELAKGEFNNKVPILTHDEIGELAMAFNRMGRQLKYHINALNQEKEQLSGILRSMADGVITINRTGEILVTNPPATQYLDAYAFEHKEDMSDAQTLPEPLTALFKKVITNEEESMTEVTLQGRSWVIIMTPLYDKSTVRGAVAVLRDMTEERRLNKLRKDFIANVSHELRTPISMLQGYSEAIVDDIAESKEDKNELAQIIHEESLRIGRLVNELLDLARMEAGHIQLYVESVDIHPYMNKIIRKFQGIADERDVKLTMRVDHEFDRLPFDSDRIEQVLTNLIDNAIRHTQPGGKVEVTVDHINGDWIASVHDSGQGIAEEDLPFVFERFYKADKSRKRESSKQKKGTGLGLAIAKNIVEAHHGTISVHSKLGEGTTFTFRIPKNLELTEY
- the sigX gene encoding RNA polymerase sigma factor SigX, which translates into the protein MKRFFDDLYDKYHRDLFQFIIYMVKDRDLAEDLVQDVYIKVIKSYQSFDGRSSEKTWLFSIARHVTIDFFRRQKRKRNRIMDFFDWSEKAEKIQDTDTLPEEIAIQNEEMKAVYQALDQCTVDQRSVIILRFIQGMSIQETAAILDWSESKVKTTQHRGMKALREILDKENEGGVQREA
- a CDS encoding ECF transporter S component; the encoded protein is MNTYKITLIAMLAALAIAGRIALASLPNIQPVTAIIILTSFWLGPLAGVIMALLTTTVSNMLLGMGIWTIWQIAAWTVIGLIAGLLGKVWPRLPLWALTAYGVFSGLFFGVVISLTMRTIGQPFWAYYLAGLPFDLNHAVANAVFILALSPILAKLFKKYEKRNGLKETTSPQSYVGNQTHS
- a CDS encoding response regulator transcription factor, with the protein product MEKEGKILVVDDEERIRRLIKMYMERENYEIDEAEDGEEALMKAIQNDYDVILLDLMLPGKDGIEVCKELREKKATPVIMLTAKGEEANRVQGFEVGTDDYIVKPFSPREVVLRVKALLRRASTTRFLQTDTSTRNILIFPHMTIDNDAHRVTADGVEVALTPKEYELLNYMAQYPDKVFDREQLLKEVWQYEFFGDLRTVDTHVKRLREKLSKVSANAAGMIVTVWGIGYKFEVNGD